The proteins below are encoded in one region of Methanomassiliicoccus luminyensis B10:
- a CDS encoding MFS transporter, producing MRDDLRATAVLSAAAFFVMMGVSIISPVLPLYALSFGISYALVGLLIAAFAIARVVLDIPAGMVASRFGMRRFMLAGLFIIAISSLVAGLAPNFETLLAARILEGVGSAMYTTTSLTMVSMLAPREARGRHLSLYMSMFLLGSVSGPAVGGVVAGSFGLAAPFLAYGLCGAVSFVMVALWIGEPPAVPGEAKQAITLKQLGRLLKRYDIVSINLGTFAVFVTRQGIMGTIIPLYAFNNLSMDEVDLGIVLTLSAVANLSTMLLAGRLTDTYGRKPFMLSSLLITGVLITLFPLAEDMVALALILVALGLALGLTGPIAAWITDVTEPRELGGAMGLFRTIGDLGFVIAPIALAALAGNVGAPVSSLPFVIAGLVIIAISLPLIRTSDPIARQGRGSA from the coding sequence ATGCGTGACGACCTGAGGGCGACCGCGGTACTGTCAGCGGCGGCGTTCTTCGTGATGATGGGAGTCTCCATTATCTCCCCGGTCCTCCCGCTGTACGCCCTGAGCTTCGGGATATCCTACGCCCTGGTCGGCCTCCTTATCGCCGCCTTTGCGATCGCCCGCGTGGTGCTGGACATCCCCGCGGGCATGGTCGCTTCCCGCTTCGGGATGCGCCGGTTCATGCTTGCCGGCCTGTTCATCATCGCCATCTCCTCCCTCGTCGCCGGCCTGGCCCCCAACTTCGAGACCCTTCTGGCCGCCAGGATACTGGAGGGGGTGGGCTCGGCGATGTACACTACCACCTCCCTCACCATGGTGAGCATGCTGGCGCCGAGAGAGGCGAGGGGGCGGCACCTGTCCCTGTATATGAGCATGTTCCTTCTCGGCTCGGTGAGCGGCCCCGCGGTGGGCGGGGTGGTGGCGGGATCCTTCGGCCTGGCCGCGCCCTTCCTGGCCTACGGGCTATGCGGCGCGGTATCCTTCGTCATGGTGGCGCTGTGGATCGGGGAGCCTCCCGCCGTTCCCGGCGAAGCCAAGCAGGCCATCACCCTGAAGCAGCTGGGGCGGCTGCTGAAGCGGTACGACATAGTTTCCATCAACCTGGGGACCTTCGCGGTGTTCGTGACCCGCCAAGGGATCATGGGCACCATCATCCCCCTGTATGCCTTCAACAATCTGAGCATGGACGAGGTGGACTTGGGCATAGTGCTCACCCTGAGCGCGGTGGCCAACCTCTCCACCATGCTACTGGCCGGACGCCTGACCGATACATACGGCCGTAAGCCGTTCATGCTGAGCTCGCTCCTCATCACCGGCGTCCTGATAACGCTGTTCCCCCTGGCCGAGGACATGGTCGCCCTGGCCTTGATCCTAGTGGCCCTGGGCCTCGCCCTCGGCCTTACGGGCCCGATCGCCGCCTGGATCACCGACGTGACGGAACCGCGGGAGCTGGGAGGGGCCATGGGGTTGTTCCGCACCATCGGGGACCTCGGTTTCGTCATCGCCCCCATCGCCCTGGCCGCGCTGGCCGGGAACGTCGGCGCCCCGGTGTCCAGCTTACCGTTCGTGATAGCCGGCCTCGTCATAATTGCTATCAGCCTCCCCCTGATCAGGACCTCGGACCCCATCGCCCGCCAGGGCAGGGGCTCGGCCTAA